The following are encoded in a window of Bacillus xiapuensis genomic DNA:
- the ytfJ gene encoding GerW family sporulation protein, which yields MSEHPIEGLMTTAMENLKEMIDVNTIIGDPVETPDGTVIMTVSKVGFGFAAGGSEFMLDKPNGNGSGGASSKQEKSPFGGGSGGGVSITPIAFLIVKGTDVRMLHLDENTHLIDKILDMTPGVVEKIQSIFNQNDSSAANASAATNPSATPNDPSI from the coding sequence ATGAGTGAACATCCGATTGAAGGTTTAATGACGACCGCGATGGAAAACTTGAAAGAGATGATTGATGTCAATACAATCATCGGGGACCCGGTGGAAACCCCCGATGGCACCGTGATTATGACAGTATCCAAAGTAGGATTCGGTTTCGCTGCGGGCGGCAGTGAATTCATGCTGGATAAGCCAAATGGAAACGGATCCGGCGGCGCGTCATCCAAACAAGAGAAGAGCCCTTTCGGCGGGGGCAGCGGCGGTGGAGTGTCGATTACTCCGATTGCTTTTTTGATTGTGAAAGGCACAGACGTCCGCATGCTTCATTTAGATGAAAACACCCATTTAATTGATAAAATCCTTGATATGACACCTGGTGTTGTAGAAAAAATTCAAAGTATTTTTAACCAAAATGATTCATCTGCTGCAAATGCTTCTGCA
- a CDS encoding DUF2953 domain-containing protein: MVYIGWLLGGVLLLGFIICISKLRVFINYYHQKGNTDVWLRFELWNGLFAYKVNIPIIKLLTHHGKKRPIILFERDTKTKDGTQTKKAVKDEITYSDVERTITNAKKLIRQVESLQAVVRSFLKKIEIRDVCWHTEIGMKDAAWTGIAAGSIWSVKGASVSAVSHVMRLTNMPELMVTPVFGQPVWRTEFSCMISLRPGHAIVAVIKILSRFRGRNSKWKAMSAQ, translated from the coding sequence ATGGTATACATAGGGTGGCTGCTTGGAGGAGTGCTTTTGCTCGGCTTCATCATTTGCATATCCAAGCTTCGCGTATTTATTAATTATTATCATCAAAAGGGGAATACGGATGTATGGCTTCGTTTTGAGCTGTGGAATGGGCTGTTCGCTTATAAGGTAAATATTCCGATTATCAAACTGCTCACCCATCACGGAAAAAAGCGTCCGATTATTTTGTTTGAAAGAGATACGAAAACAAAGGATGGAACTCAGACGAAAAAAGCGGTGAAGGATGAAATCACCTATTCCGATGTGGAACGGACTATTACGAATGCGAAAAAGCTGATCCGTCAAGTAGAGTCTTTACAGGCGGTTGTCCGTTCTTTTTTGAAAAAAATAGAAATCAGAGACGTTTGCTGGCACACCGAAATAGGCATGAAAGATGCGGCTTGGACAGGAATAGCCGCCGGTTCCATTTGGTCGGTTAAAGGCGCTTCAGTGTCTGCTGTGAGCCACGTAATGAGGCTGACCAATATGCCTGAGCTGATGGTAACTCCCGTTTTCGGTCAGCCAGTGTGGCGAACGGAATTTTCATGTATGATCTCTCTGCGCCCAGGGCATGCTATAGTTGCTGTAATTAAAATTCTTTCTCGCTTTCGCGGCCGGAACAGCAAGTGGAAAGCGATGTCAGCGCAATAG
- a CDS encoding RDD family protein yields the protein MNEESNQDLTKRERLSEETEDSRSEEERFLLEKQPHQRENMKSFGAPHYAGFWMRFWAYLLDLIVISSISRLIVYPVFRAFEWDLNAGGMFSAINIATAAVFYLYFIITTKVWGQTVGKMVFGLKVVSLTDGKLSWQTVFIRELVGRYLSATIFILYVLVAFLPKKQGLHDYFADTAVLHEQTVSVAEPAYS from the coding sequence GTGAACGAAGAGTCAAATCAAGATCTGACCAAACGGGAACGCTTAAGTGAAGAGACGGAGGACAGCCGCTCTGAAGAAGAGCGCTTTCTGCTGGAGAAGCAACCGCATCAGAGAGAGAATATGAAGAGCTTCGGTGCGCCTCACTATGCCGGTTTTTGGATGCGGTTTTGGGCGTATTTGCTCGATTTAATCGTGATTTCAAGCATTTCAAGGCTGATCGTATATCCGGTATTTCGGGCGTTCGAGTGGGATCTCAATGCTGGCGGCATGTTCTCTGCCATCAATATCGCCACCGCAGCCGTATTTTATTTATACTTTATCATTACAACAAAGGTATGGGGGCAAACGGTCGGCAAAATGGTATTCGGTTTGAAAGTCGTTTCATTAACGGATGGGAAGCTGTCGTGGCAGACCGTCTTCATTCGGGAGCTGGTTGGCCGTTATCTGTCCGCGACGATCTTTATTTTGTATGTGCTTGTTGCCTTTTTGCCGAAAAAGCAAGGGCTGCACGACTACTTTGCTGATACAGCCGTCCTTCATGAACAGACGGTTAGCGTCGCGGAGCCTGCATATTCTTAA
- the sppA gene encoding signal peptide peptidase SppA: MSKKRIVALISAVALFIVSIVFNFATAAFKTDMSKSLETVFGGNGESFTEQVKENGNAGQKIAVLSVEGVIQDGGAQSFMASPGYNHQVFMEQLDKAQEDRAVKAIVLEVNSPGGGVVESAQIRNKILEIKEKTKKPVYVSMGSIAASGGYYISAPADKIYASAETLTGSLGVIMQSVNYSELAKKYGVDFVTIKSGPHKDIMSPTRKMTDEEKKILQEMINNSYDSFVKVISEGRDMPEEQVRKIADGRIYDGRQAKELNLIDDFGYLEDVIAQLKKDADLENAQVITYESDLGWPAYFSYKAQQLIGKNEELNAIMKLLSHPNSPRLMYLYAE; this comes from the coding sequence GTGAGCAAAAAAAGAATCGTTGCTCTTATCTCAGCAGTCGCTTTGTTTATTGTTTCCATCGTTTTCAACTTTGCAACGGCCGCTTTCAAAACAGATATGTCTAAATCACTGGAGACAGTTTTTGGAGGGAACGGCGAGTCGTTCACGGAGCAAGTTAAGGAAAACGGAAACGCCGGACAGAAAATTGCCGTTCTTTCCGTAGAAGGAGTCATTCAAGATGGAGGTGCGCAATCCTTTATGGCTTCTCCGGGATACAATCATCAAGTCTTCATGGAGCAACTGGATAAAGCGCAAGAGGATCGTGCGGTTAAAGCGATTGTTCTTGAAGTGAATTCTCCAGGCGGAGGCGTAGTGGAAAGCGCGCAAATCCGCAATAAAATTCTCGAGATTAAAGAGAAAACGAAAAAGCCAGTGTATGTATCAATGGGATCGATTGCCGCTTCAGGGGGCTATTACATATCTGCACCTGCTGATAAAATATATGCCAGTGCAGAAACGCTGACCGGATCTTTAGGCGTAATAATGCAAAGCGTGAACTATTCAGAATTAGCGAAGAAATACGGTGTAGATTTTGTCACTATCAAAAGCGGTCCGCATAAAGACATTATGAGTCCAACAAGAAAAATGACCGATGAAGAGAAGAAAATCTTGCAAGAGATGATCAACAATTCTTATGATTCCTTCGTCAAAGTCATTTCCGAAGGTCGGGATATGCCTGAAGAGCAGGTAAGAAAGATTGCCGATGGCCGCATTTACGATGGCCGCCAAGCGAAGGAGCTTAATTTGATTGATGATTTCGGCTATTTGGAAGATGTTATTGCTCAGCTGAAAAAAGACGCGGATTTAGAAAATGCACAAGTCATCACCTATGAATCTGATCTGGGATGGCCCGCTTACTTTTCTTACAAAGCGCAGCAGCTCATAGGAAAAAATGAAGAGCTAAATGCTATCATGAAACTATTATCCCATCCAAACTCTCCGCGTTTAATGTATTTGTATGCGGAATAA
- a CDS encoding NAD kinase, with amino-acid sequence MNDRRNLYFFQSRRQNVAEKVEELHELSEQYGYTVVEDPKDADIIFSVGSDGTFLQAVQKTGFRQDCLYAGLSVFNSLNMYCDFSADDISGLIEVMKGEELEVRRYPVLQITLDKDTSFHCLNEFSIKSSIIKTMEMDVYINDLHFETFRGDGMIIATPTGSTAYNKSVDGAIVDPLLPCMQVSELASLNNKRYRTLGSSFILSDDRTLTLKMLKGSNNYPIMGIDNEALSIQHIEEIDITISEKRIKTLKLKNNSFWQKVQRTFL; translated from the coding sequence ATGAATGATCGCCGCAACCTCTATTTCTTCCAGAGCCGCCGGCAAAATGTAGCGGAGAAAGTGGAAGAACTGCACGAGCTTTCAGAGCAATACGGCTATACGGTCGTTGAAGACCCAAAGGATGCCGACATTATTTTCAGTGTGGGCAGCGATGGAACATTCCTGCAGGCTGTTCAGAAGACAGGCTTCAGGCAGGACTGCCTATACGCCGGATTGTCGGTATTCAACTCCTTAAACATGTATTGTGATTTTTCTGCCGACGATATTTCCGGCTTGATTGAAGTGATGAAAGGGGAAGAACTGGAAGTCCGACGCTACCCGGTTCTGCAAATTACATTGGATAAGGATACTTCCTTTCATTGCTTGAATGAATTCAGCATTAAATCCAGTATTATCAAGACAATGGAAATGGATGTATACATAAACGACCTCCACTTTGAAACCTTTCGCGGCGATGGCATGATTATTGCCACACCGACAGGCAGCACCGCCTACAACAAGTCGGTTGACGGAGCGATAGTCGATCCGCTGCTGCCATGCATGCAGGTCAGCGAACTTGCTTCTCTAAATAATAAACGGTACCGGACACTCGGCTCTTCTTTTATATTAAGCGACGACCGCACTCTTACCTTAAAGATGCTGAAAGGCAGCAATAATTATCCGATCATGGGCATCGATAATGAAGCGCTCAGCATTCAGCATATTGAAGAAATTGATATTACCATCAGCGAGAAACGAATTAAAACATTAAAGCTGAAAAACAATTCATTTTGGCAAAAAGTTCAGCGTACATTTTTATAG
- the rarD gene encoding EamA family transporter RarD, with translation MNAETKAGVVYTGIAYLLWGVFPVYWKLLEHVAADEILANRVLWSFVSMALFLLLTKKAARLKQTLKEMQAKPKQAAALIMASLLVSANWFLFIWAVNDGRVIETSLGYYINPLMSVLLGVFILKESLSKAQIFSFFLAAAGVVIMAASYGRFPWVSLGLAVSFSLYGLVKKMIKVDAAAGLALETAAVTPAALIFLFYTYFHGELSLFAVSLPTDLLLIIGGAVTALPLLLFAKGAQKIPLYLIGFLQYITPTMTLLLGVFVYHELFTAEQLAAFSFIWAALIVFSISQTKWYQKKRLIVKNHPLDNKKRA, from the coding sequence ATGAATGCAGAGACAAAAGCAGGCGTTGTCTATACGGGAATAGCGTATTTACTATGGGGGGTATTTCCTGTTTATTGGAAGTTGCTGGAGCATGTGGCAGCGGATGAAATCTTAGCTAATCGGGTGCTGTGGTCTTTTGTCTCCATGGCTCTGTTTCTTTTGCTTACTAAAAAAGCGGCACGGCTTAAGCAGACATTAAAAGAAATGCAAGCTAAACCGAAGCAGGCGGCTGCCTTAATAATGGCTTCCTTGCTTGTGAGCGCCAACTGGTTTCTGTTTATTTGGGCAGTGAACGATGGACGAGTGATCGAAACGAGCCTTGGATATTATATTAATCCGCTGATGAGCGTATTATTAGGTGTTTTTATTTTGAAGGAGTCTTTGTCTAAGGCGCAAATTTTTTCTTTTTTTCTGGCGGCAGCCGGAGTGGTGATTATGGCAGCTTCCTACGGCCGGTTTCCGTGGGTCTCTCTCGGCTTAGCTGTTTCATTTTCTCTGTATGGATTAGTTAAAAAAATGATAAAGGTCGATGCCGCTGCCGGGCTGGCGTTGGAAACGGCTGCTGTGACGCCGGCCGCTCTCATCTTTTTGTTCTATACATACTTTCATGGGGAGTTATCCCTGTTTGCGGTGTCCTTGCCGACCGATTTATTGTTGATAATAGGCGGAGCTGTAACCGCCCTTCCGCTCCTGCTTTTTGCGAAAGGAGCCCAGAAGATTCCGCTTTATTTGATCGGTTTTTTGCAATACATTACCCCGACGATGACTTTATTATTAGGCGTTTTTGTCTACCATGAGCTGTTTACCGCAGAGCAGCTGGCCGCTTTTTCTTTTATTTGGGCGGCACTTATTGTCTTTTCCATCTCTCAAACTAAATGGTATCAAAAAAAGCGGCTGATCGTGAAAAATCATCCCCTTGACAATAAAAAAAGAGCTTAA
- the mbcS gene encoding acyl-CoA synthetase MbcS, whose translation MRREGLLAPETYNIVMEIEKFAKDPNRVALKWENEAGERKEITYAALTKAANKIGNVFKEYGLKKGDPVLIMVPRLVEAYEVILGALKAGLVVIPCSELLRTKDLNYRMEHAGAKAVASYAPFTELFNQADKITQLVKFSLGGKVSGWINLQEEMQGAADQLIMGNNSREDIAFLPYTSGTTGNPKGVVHTHAWGYAHLRTAAPNWLDIQDGDTVWATAGPGWQKWIWSPFLSVLGSGATGFVYHGRFDPKKYLELLDAYHVNVLCCTPTEYRLMAKVDGLQQYHLKHLHSAVSAGEPLNREVIETFRKYFNVEVRDGYGQTESTLVIGVLKGMQVKPGSMGKPTPGNRVEIINDDGEPVGVGEVGDIAVHKDTPALFKMYYKDPERTAMQFRGDYYLTGDRAQKDEDGYYWFEGRTDDIIISSGYTIGPFEVEDSLVKHPDVKECAVVASPDEIRGHVVKAFVVLQDGVDAQEPGLVKKLQDHVKLLTAPYKYPRKIEFIKELPKTTSGKIRRIELRQSEAGARS comes from the coding sequence ATGAGAAGAGAGGGTTTATTAGCTCCAGAAACGTATAACATTGTCATGGAGATAGAGAAATTTGCAAAAGACCCGAACCGTGTGGCATTAAAGTGGGAGAATGAAGCTGGAGAGCGAAAAGAAATTACGTACGCAGCGTTAACGAAAGCGGCGAACAAAATTGGTAACGTTTTCAAGGAATATGGGTTAAAAAAAGGCGATCCGGTTTTGATTATGGTTCCCCGGCTAGTTGAAGCTTATGAAGTGATCTTAGGCGCCTTAAAGGCGGGGCTGGTCGTTATTCCGTGCTCGGAGCTGCTGCGGACGAAAGATCTAAACTACCGGATGGAACACGCCGGAGCGAAGGCAGTCGCCTCTTATGCCCCGTTTACCGAGTTATTTAATCAAGCTGACAAAATTACGCAGCTCGTTAAATTTTCCCTTGGCGGTAAAGTCTCCGGGTGGATTAACTTGCAAGAGGAAATGCAGGGGGCGGCTGATCAACTGATTATGGGAAATAACTCCAGAGAGGATATCGCATTTTTGCCTTATACGTCCGGCACGACAGGCAATCCAAAAGGAGTCGTTCATACCCATGCTTGGGGTTATGCTCATTTGCGAACGGCGGCCCCGAACTGGCTTGATATTCAAGATGGCGATACCGTATGGGCAACGGCAGGACCCGGCTGGCAAAAGTGGATATGGAGCCCGTTCTTATCTGTTCTCGGATCGGGAGCAACAGGATTTGTTTACCATGGCCGCTTTGATCCGAAGAAGTATTTAGAGCTACTGGATGCCTATCATGTCAATGTCTTATGCTGTACGCCGACAGAGTACCGGTTAATGGCAAAGGTGGACGGTCTTCAGCAATACCATTTAAAGCATCTGCACAGCGCTGTTTCTGCGGGGGAGCCGCTCAACCGTGAAGTGATCGAAACATTCCGCAAGTATTTCAATGTGGAAGTGCGCGATGGCTATGGCCAAACGGAAAGCACGCTTGTGATCGGTGTTCTTAAAGGAATGCAAGTAAAACCGGGCTCGATGGGCAAGCCCACTCCGGGCAATCGCGTGGAGATCATTAATGATGATGGCGAGCCAGTGGGAGTGGGAGAAGTAGGAGATATTGCCGTGCATAAGGATACGCCAGCTTTATTTAAAATGTATTATAAGGATCCGGAAAGGACAGCTATGCAGTTCAGAGGGGATTACTATCTGACGGGTGATCGGGCGCAAAAAGATGAAGACGGCTATTACTGGTTTGAAGGGAGGACGGATGATATTATTATCAGCTCCGGATATACAATCGGTCCGTTTGAAGTGGAGGATTCGCTCGTCAAACATCCCGATGTGAAGGAATGTGCGGTAGTAGCCAGTCCGGACGAAATTCGGGGGCATGTTGTCAAAGCATTTGTCGTCCTCCAAGATGGAGTGGATGCTCAAGAACCAGGGCTTGTAAAGAAGCTGCAAGATCATGTCAAGCTGCTGACAGCTCCTTACAAATATCCGCGGAAGATTGAATTTATTAAAGAACTTCCGAAGACGACTTCCGGAAAAATTCGCCGGATCGAGTTGCGGCAATCAGAAGCCGGAGCGAGAAGTTAA
- the thiI gene encoding tRNA uracil 4-sulfurtransferase ThiI, translating into MNYDRVLVRYGELSTKGRNRNQFIQKVKQNLLSVLKEHERIAIKTARDRMYIHLNGTPFEDVKEKLSCVFGIQSFSPVVRTEKKIEDMKEAGLALVRKNFSQGQTFKVTTRRSDKRFELNTNEINYEIGAYILRNITGLKVDVKHPDVNLLVEVRKEGVYLSCEKYNGAGGLPIGASGKAMLLLSGGLDSPVAGYMMLKRGVEIEAIHFHSPPYTSERAKQKVLDLAEKLTELGMPINVHIVPFTAIQQKIQEQVPSSYTMTSTRRLMLIVADRIREKEGGLALVTGESLGQVASQTLESMRAINEVTSTPVLRPLVAMDKLEIIELAKQIGTHDISILPYEDCCTIFTPPSPKTRPKLEKVQRFESFVDFEPLIAEAVEQTATIRLPEEKTDQALADLL; encoded by the coding sequence ATGAATTATGACCGCGTACTCGTCCGGTATGGAGAATTGTCCACTAAAGGGCGCAACCGCAATCAGTTTATTCAAAAAGTAAAACAAAATCTTCTTAGCGTATTAAAGGAGCATGAGCGAATCGCTATTAAAACGGCCCGCGACCGCATGTACATCCACCTTAACGGCACACCGTTTGAAGACGTTAAAGAAAAGCTCTCTTGCGTGTTCGGCATTCAATCGTTCAGCCCGGTCGTGCGCACGGAAAAGAAGATTGAGGATATGAAGGAAGCGGGGCTTGCGCTTGTGCGGAAAAACTTCAGCCAAGGCCAAACATTTAAAGTAACGACACGCCGCTCTGACAAGCGCTTTGAATTAAACACAAATGAAATTAACTATGAAATCGGTGCATATATATTAAGAAATATAACTGGGCTGAAGGTGGATGTGAAGCATCCGGATGTTAATCTGCTTGTGGAAGTTCGCAAGGAAGGCGTCTATTTATCCTGTGAAAAATACAACGGCGCCGGCGGCTTACCTATCGGCGCAAGCGGCAAGGCGATGCTGCTGCTTTCAGGAGGACTTGACAGCCCGGTAGCCGGTTACATGATGTTAAAGCGGGGGGTAGAGATTGAAGCCATTCATTTTCACAGCCCGCCATATACGAGCGAGCGCGCCAAGCAAAAGGTACTGGATCTTGCGGAGAAGCTGACCGAATTAGGCATGCCGATCAACGTGCATATCGTGCCGTTTACAGCGATTCAGCAAAAGATTCAAGAGCAGGTGCCGAGCAGTTATACAATGACTTCCACTCGGCGATTGATGCTGATCGTCGCGGATAGAATCCGCGAAAAGGAAGGCGGGCTTGCTCTGGTGACTGGGGAAAGTCTCGGGCAAGTAGCCAGCCAAACATTGGAAAGCATGAGGGCGATCAATGAAGTGACCTCTACCCCAGTTTTGCGGCCGCTCGTTGCCATGGATAAGCTGGAAATCATTGAGCTTGCTAAGCAAATAGGCACGCATGATATTTCTATTTTGCCGTACGAGGATTGCTGTACGATTTTTACACCGCCATCCCCAAAAACACGGCCGAAGCTCGAGAAGGTTCAGCGCTTTGAAAGCTTTGTTGATTTTGAACCTTTAATAGCAGAGGCTGTTGAACAGACCGCGACCATTCGGCTTCCTGAAGAAAAAACCGATCAGGCATTAGCGGATCTTCTTTAA
- a CDS encoding cysteine desulfurase family protein — protein MIYFDNSATTKPYKEALSAFVNVNEEWFGNPSSLHYLGMQAERLLSGARKQIASLMGAKPEEVIFTSGGTEANNLAIKGAALQYKDRGRHIITQVTEHPSVLNACRQLEDLGFHITYLPVDKEGRVAVEDVKQALKEETILVSIMHVNNEIGTIQPVEELGRLLAGYSKVLFHVDDIQGRGKLSLDLQHIDLCSLSAHKFHGLKGNGILYKKQGVQLSPLLSGGNQESNMRSGTENPGGIAAMAKALRMTEEKRGQSGGTMKEIQRFLRGELEQLDGAQIHTPKMGCAPHILNFSIAGVKGEVLVHALEEKNCYVSTASACSSKQKKPSAVLTAMGLPPQTAENGIRISLAYNNTMEEAILFIKQLKEILPNLTKI, from the coding sequence ATGATATACTTCGATAATAGTGCAACGACAAAACCTTATAAAGAGGCTCTATCCGCTTTCGTGAACGTGAATGAAGAATGGTTCGGCAATCCGTCTTCCCTTCATTATCTGGGCATGCAGGCGGAGCGGCTGCTGTCTGGCGCCAGGAAGCAAATCGCTTCTTTAATGGGCGCCAAGCCGGAAGAAGTGATCTTTACCTCCGGAGGGACAGAGGCAAATAATTTAGCTATTAAAGGTGCAGCCCTTCAATATAAAGACCGGGGAAGACATATTATTACGCAAGTAACAGAACATCCATCTGTCCTCAATGCGTGCCGGCAACTGGAAGATCTTGGGTTTCACATTACTTACTTGCCTGTGGACAAGGAAGGGCGCGTGGCGGTTGAGGATGTGAAACAGGCGTTGAAGGAGGAGACTATTTTGGTTTCCATTATGCATGTAAACAATGAAATCGGAACGATCCAGCCGGTAGAGGAACTCGGCCGCTTGCTGGCTGGGTATTCAAAAGTTCTGTTCCATGTAGATGATATACAAGGCCGCGGGAAGCTTTCTTTGGATTTGCAGCACATCGATTTATGCTCCCTCTCGGCTCATAAATTTCATGGGTTAAAAGGCAATGGTATCTTGTATAAAAAGCAAGGGGTTCAGCTGTCTCCTCTCTTATCCGGAGGCAATCAAGAAAGCAATATGCGCAGCGGCACAGAGAACCCTGGCGGCATTGCGGCTATGGCAAAAGCACTCAGAATGACAGAAGAAAAAAGAGGGCAGTCAGGCGGAACAATGAAGGAGATTCAACGGTTTTTGCGGGGAGAATTAGAACAGCTGGATGGCGCGCAGATTCATACCCCAAAAATGGGCTGTGCTCCGCATATTTTAAACTTTTCCATCGCTGGCGTAAAAGGCGAGGTGCTTGTGCATGCCTTAGAGGAGAAGAACTGTTACGTGTCCACTGCCAGCGCTTGTTCGTCCAAACAGAAGAAGCCGAGCGCTGTTCTGACAGCAATGGGGCTGCCTCCGCAAACAGCGGAGAACGGCATTAGAATCAGTCTAGCTTACAATAACACCATGGAAGAAGCCATTTTATTTATAAAGCAGCTGAAAGAAATCTTACCTAACTTAACGAAAATTTAG
- the brnQ gene encoding branched-chain amino acid transport system II carrier protein has translation MAKSALTAKEILAIGLMLFALFLGAGNMIFPPFLGQQAGDNVWLGTGGFLVTGVGLPLLGVIAIAKAGGSVEAIAGRVSPLFGLIFTAIMYLAIGPFFGIPRTGTVAYEISVSPFLSENLNNHPFSLFLFTVLFFALTAWLAMNPTKLVDRIGKFLTPALLIILAVLVSKNFFYPMGQIQPAQADYASAPIFKGFIEGYLTMDTIAALIFGIVVISAIKQKGATTEKEIAKVCIQAGIIAAAGLALVYVSLAFIGATSPEAIGMKANGGAILSGAATYLYGSAGKIILGLAILFACITTSVGLVSATAQYFSRLSSKLSYSALVIILSAFSMIVANAGLTKLIAVSLPVLVIIYPLAIVLLLLSFIDPLFKGYSAVYIGALVPTAMISLLDGLKTAGWNVQILTDQLQFIPFLSLGIGWLAPALIGALTGFILANTLGWKTTY, from the coding sequence ATGGCTAAATCAGCCTTAACAGCCAAAGAAATTTTAGCTATTGGACTCATGCTTTTTGCTTTATTTCTAGGAGCAGGCAATATGATTTTTCCTCCCTTTCTTGGTCAGCAAGCTGGAGATAACGTTTGGCTTGGAACCGGAGGGTTTTTAGTAACAGGTGTGGGCTTGCCTTTACTGGGGGTTATCGCGATCGCCAAGGCAGGGGGAAGTGTAGAGGCCATCGCCGGCCGGGTGTCACCGCTTTTTGGCCTCATATTTACAGCCATCATGTATTTGGCCATCGGGCCGTTTTTCGGTATCCCAAGAACAGGCACCGTTGCCTATGAAATTTCTGTATCGCCATTTTTGTCAGAAAATTTAAATAATCATCCTTTTTCATTATTTTTGTTTACGGTACTGTTTTTTGCATTGACCGCTTGGTTGGCTATGAACCCAACGAAGCTTGTAGATCGGATCGGCAAATTTTTAACACCCGCTTTGCTGATTATTCTCGCTGTCTTGGTCAGCAAAAATTTCTTTTATCCGATGGGGCAGATCCAGCCGGCTCAGGCTGACTATGCTTCAGCACCAATATTTAAGGGATTTATTGAAGGCTATTTAACAATGGATACGATCGCTGCTTTAATCTTTGGGATTGTTGTCATCTCGGCCATTAAACAAAAAGGAGCGACAACGGAAAAAGAAATTGCGAAGGTCTGCATTCAAGCTGGAATAATTGCCGCAGCCGGATTAGCGCTTGTGTATGTATCCCTAGCATTTATCGGTGCCACAAGCCCGGAAGCCATTGGCATGAAAGCGAACGGAGGCGCCATTCTTTCAGGAGCAGCCACATACCTATACGGCTCAGCCGGCAAAATCATATTGGGCTTAGCCATTTTATTTGCGTGTATTACAACCTCGGTCGGACTTGTATCAGCAACAGCTCAGTATTTCAGCCGGTTATCGTCCAAGCTTTCTTACTCTGCTTTAGTCATTATCCTGTCCGCCTTCAGCATGATCGTTGCTAACGCCGGTTTAACGAAACTGATTGCCGTCTCGCTGCCCGTGCTCGTGATCATTTATCCATTAGCCATCGTCCTGCTGCTGCTGTCCTTTATCGACCCGCTCTTCAAAGGCTACTCTGCCGTCTATATTGGCGCCTTAGTGCCTACTGCAATGATCAGCCTGCTCGACGGGTTAAAAACAGCCGGATGGAATGTCCAAATTCTCACTGACCAGCTGCAATTTATCCCGTTCCTCTCCCTAGGCATCGGCTGGCTGGCACCCGCGCTCATCGGCGCGCTCACCGGTTTCATCCTAGCCAACACCCTAGGCTGGAAAACCACTTACTAA